A single region of the Hippoglossus hippoglossus isolate fHipHip1 chromosome 17, fHipHip1.pri, whole genome shotgun sequence genome encodes:
- the pask gene encoding PAS domain-containing serine/threonine-protein kinase has product MSTEARLGARLKGDTICVVPDLSSDLLEDDFDLNKSFPHTRTPLYRQKLLALQRRYYPGSLTGGRLDLCGSVATRNHQISSLHPNPQDSAVCPPHPVTMSETEESLFCQLNSGNFGLTESPSVLNPNKVLLTVNHKTREILSVNEQACKLFECTTNELIGKKLDGFLKKTSQVLEQALEEDYLLEDGTVAAVFGKVVDVVTESGEMPVSVCFHKPSPIEEPWLVMMESVERFSAFLSFSQDGSVLTCDLAFAHLLGYHHPDELKGVSVKELIPFLQIPLHTHALPKMLRVQRRYGKSRGGALVPLCIKIQGAVLCGKPQNNKTGFTCPSDSLESSAVQDKQPCSPLTSPVCKTEASHSHGKDPSSGVQMDARVLSPSPALEYSGTVWVFAPLSGLLLLRPDGSICSIHDHLALSLFGYSRDELLGKSVTFLMPGFYGWMSGTKTCPFSNSEAEACKSAASSKISGKSDPSSLVAGDMATVHQAIMGRTSSGRGRIFTGTDTRLEKQAGTLSTLSAPAVTSTRVVMADDTTELMEEAAGVAPCMSQLDSADTTQALLKTFAWVEPPEEEGTFCLILPEPSQNDAKQQLCNGVQKNNQPAIEIVPDTPTQRGHAVGRGVGTSPNKGKKQQSCTSVLQNSSYEVISLESRSSSGFCETFAGNGGSDPGQAEESHAAQLEDSASYFLDLNSNGDLVTRALADLNLSSSIELISGGEYGDDNQHSMISCDTTELLRTPSPCEVQFDQEAEPAETKEPAVVARNGSTEELQKEPCEQEQWGALSTIHKGKSAEFPVQMNGGIQSVRDTPATSTPKKQKVNGHPLSSDATEILEGRFEGSAYHRDGTRVDVQCEVCKTDLPDGSSMFCVWMSRPGQQGAMSQHNQSGASPGERIGEALRSTMDLEHSRACDGQFEEEYQPIKAVGKGAFGFVWKALKHSDGQEVVVKFIGKARIVSDCWLDDPMLGRVSQEIAILTRVQHHNIVKVLEVFENGSYFQMVMEKHGEGLDLFEFIDMQPRLDEPLASYIFRQLVAAVFYLRAKNILHRDIKDENIIIDHCFHIRLIDFGSAAMMAPGKLFYNFCGTLEYCSPEVLQGNPYEGPELEMWSLGVLLYTLLFSENPFCDVGEILGAKLKPPFPLSADLNGMLCGLLHPDPVQRMILDQLLLQPWISQPISLAEYSWKEVLPGTQSFCSPQQQESSPVVYNRQGLFPDYGDKTLSSDEEEEEDEEDEEERLSMVALETELQKYLHDD; this is encoded by the exons ATGTCGACTGAGGCTCGTCTCGGGGCCAGACTTAAAGGAGACACCATCTGTGTGGTGCCCGACCTCTCCTCTGATCTCCTGGAAGATGACTTCGACCTCAACAAGTCCTTCCCACACACCCGGACACCTCTGTACAGGCAGAAACTGTTAGCTCTGCAACGTCGTTATTATCCTGGTTCGTTGACAG gggGACGTTTGGATCTTTGCGGTTCAGTCGCAACAAGAAACCACCAAATCTCTAGTTTACACCCTAACCCCCAAGATTCTGCTGTCTGCCCGCCACACCCGGTCACTATgtcagagacagaagaaagcCTGTTCTGTCAACTAAACTCTGGAAACTTTGGCCTGACAGAATCGCCATCCGTCCTGAACCCAAACAAAGTCCTTCTTACTGTCAACCATAAAACCAGAGAG attttgtcaGTGAACGAACAGGCCTGCAAACTGTTTGAGTGCACCACCAATGAGCTGATTGGAAAAAAGCTGGACGGTTTCTTAAAGAAAACCAGTCAGGTCTTGGAACAAGCATTGGAAGAAGATTATCTGCTGGAGGATGGAACTGTTGCAGCTGTTTTTGGAAAAGTG GTGGATGTTGTGACGGAATCTGGAGAGATGCCGGTGTCAGTGTGCTTTCACAAACCATCACCTATTGAAGAGCCATGGCTTGTCATGATGGAAAGCGTAGAGCGGTTCTCagcctttctctccttttcacAAGAT GGCAGTGTCCTAACCTGTGACTTGGCATTCGCACATCTCCTAGGATACCACCATCCTGACGAGTTAAAAGGGGTGTCTGTGAAGGAGCTAATCCCCTTTTTACAAATCCCCCTGCACACTCATGCATTACCCAAA ATGCTGAGGGTTCAGAGACGGTACGGTAAAAGCAGAGGGGGTGCATTAGTCCCGCTGTGTATCAAAATTCAGGGGGCTGTCCTATGTGGAAAAccccaaaacaacaaaactggTTTCACCTGCCCATCAGATAGCCTTGAAAGCTCTGCCGTACAAGACAAGCAGCCTTGCTCCCCTCTCACCTCCCCTGTGTGTAAGACAGAAGCCTCACACTCACATGGAAAAGACCCATCTTCTG GAGTCCAAATGGACGCCAGGGTCCTCTCCCCAAGCCCTGCGCTGGAGTACTCTGGAACCGTCTGGGTGTTTGCTCCTCTGAGCGgtctcctcctgctccgtcCTGATGGCTCCATCTGCAGCATTCACGACCACCTGGCCCTCAGTTTGTTTGGCTACAGCAGGGACGAGTTGCTGGGAAAG AGTGTCACTTTCCTGATGCCTGGTTTCTACGGATGGATGTCTGGCACAAAGACCTGTCCATTCTCCAATTCTGAGGCAGAGGCTTGTAAAAGTGCAGCCTCATCCAAAATATCAGGAAAATCTG ATCCGTCCTCACTGGTGGCAGGCGATATGGCCACAGTGCATCAAGCCATCATGGGAAGAACCTCgtcaggcagaggcaggatctTCACTGGAACCGACACCAGACTGGAGAAACAGGCCGGCACGTTGTCAACTCTCTCCGCGCCTGCAGTCACCTCTACACGTGTGGTTAT GGCCGACGACACAAcagagctgatggaggaggcagcCGGGGTCGCTCCCTGCATGAGTCAGCTGGACAGTGCAGACACCACTCAGGCTCTCCTCAAGACATTTGCCTGGGTGGAACCTCCAGAAGAAGAAGGCACCTTCTGCCTTATTCTCCCCGAACCATCACAGAACGATgcaaaacagcagctctgcaaTGGGGTTCAGAAAAATAACCAACCTGCCATTGAGATTGTCCCAG ACACTCCCACTCAGAGAGGACATGCTGTTGGCAGGGGGGTTGGCACCTCCCctaataaaggaaaaaaacagcaatcaTGTACCTCTGTCCTCCAGAACTCCAGCTATGAGGTCATTTCACTGGAGAGCAG GTCTTCCTCTGGCTTCTGTGAAACATTTGCTGGTAATGGTGGATCTGACCCAGGCCAAGCAGAGGAGTCTCATGCAGCACAATTAGAGGACTCAGCCAGCTACTTCCTGGACCTCAACAGTAATGGTGATCTGGTGACCCGGGCTCTGGCTGATCTGAATCTGAGCAGTAGTATAGAGCTGATCAGTGGCGGAGAATACGGCGATGACAACCAACACTCCATGATATCCTGCGATACAACCGAGCTCCTGCGGACACCCTCTCCCTGCGAGGTACAGTTTGACCAAGAGGCAGAGCCTGCTGAGACTAAAGAACCTGCTGTGGTGGCCAGAAATGGTTCAACTGAAGAACTACAAAAGGAGCCATGCGAGCAGGAACAGTGGGGAGCTCTCTCTACAATTCATAAAGGAAAGAGTGCGGAGTTCCCCGTACAAATGAATGGTGGGATTCAGTCAGTGAGAGACACTCCTGCCACATCTACACCTAAAAAACAGAAAGTTAACGGACACCCGCTTTCCTCAGACGCTACAGAGATACTGGAGGGTCGATTTGAAGGAAGTGCCTACCACAGAGATGGCACAAGAGTAG ATGTGCAATGTGAGGTGTGCAAGACAGACCTCCCTGATGGAAGCTCTATGTTCTGTGTTTGGATGAGTAGACctggccagcagggggcgatgtCGCAGCACAACCAATCAGGAGCCAGTCCCGGAGAG AGGATTGGGGAGGCATTACGCTCCACCATGGACTTGGAGCACTCTCGAGCCTGTGACGGACAGTTTGAAGAGGAGTACCAGCCAATTAAAGCTGTGGGTAAAGGAGCCTTTGGTTTTGTCTGGAAGGCACTAAAACACAGTGATGGACAAGAA GTGGTGGTGAAGTTCATCGGTAAAGCCCGGATAGTGAGTGACTGCTGGTTAGACGACCCCATGCTGGGGCGAGTCAGCCAAGAGATTGCCATACTGACACGAGTGCAGCACCACAATATTGTCAAG GTGCTGGAAGTGTTTGAGAACGGGAGCTACTTccagatggtgatggagaaACACGGAGAAGGTCTGGACCTTTTTGAATTCATTGACATGCAGCCGAGGTTAGATGAGCCCCTGGCTAGCTACATCTTTAGACAG CTGGTGGCTGCTGTCTTCTACCTGAGGGCTAAGAACATCCTTCACAGGGACATAAAAGATGAGAACATCATCATCGACCACTGTTTCCACATTCGACTGATAGACTTTGGTTCTGCTGCCATGATGGCTCCAGGGAAGCTCTTTTACAATTTCTGTGGCACATTGGAGTACTGCTCCCCAGAGGTGCTTCAGGGAAATCC CTATGAGGGTCCAGAGCTGGAGATGTGGTCTCTGGGGGTTTTGCTCTACACTCTGCTCTTCAGTGAGAACCCCTTCTGTGATGTGGGTGAGATCCTTGGAGCCAAACTCAAGCCCCCATTCCCCCTTTCTGCAG ATCTTAATGGCATGCTATGTGGGCTGCTGCACCCTGACCCTGTTCAGAGGATGATTCtggatcagctgctgctgcagccctggATCAGCCAGCCCATTTCCCTGGCAGAGTACAGCTGGAAAGAGGTGCTTCCTGGAACTCAGAGCTTTT GCTCGCCACAGCAACAAGAGTCCAGCCCTGTCGTTTACAATAGACAAGGCTTGTTCCCAGATTACGGTGACAAGACTCTCTCtagtgatgaggaggaggaggaagatgaggaagatgaggaagagaggTTGTCAATGGTGGCCCTGGAGACTGAGCTCCAGAAATACCTCCATGACGACTAA
- the mterf4 gene encoding transcription termination factor 4, mitochondrial: protein MGTTVAARQVFRWTVRAASSSSSSLLSPPLTWRCLLQPPHAGCGLFCSSSSRSPLQSSHHSHPVSPVSETPVTELSPQSLADMGFTETQAEQMLETASKARGGRAAGHALSTLTALLALGLNPSSVLKLLHKCPEVCSVKESQLQQRVGNLRKLGLVEGSLQRVVAHYPQILTVPVKTVKHVVVLLREKCLFTAPQVTDILRESPAIVLEDLAQVEFLFQYVYFRMGVKQAEIIKSRLFRYSLDEVRCRHCFLERRGLYQTPDKKGQTIIINPKLDSILNVDQNAFLTAVAKASVEEYDVFQRLVAKEWLEEEKDKGSINADGTDSEVEEEDEDEEEETGGRSGYIKTRKR, encoded by the exons ATGGGAACCACAGTGGCTGCACGGCAG GTTTTCCGGTGGACTGTGagagctgcctcctcctcctcctcctccctgctcagCCCACCTCTCACCTGGAGAtgcctcctccagcctccacaCGCCGGCTGCGGGCTCTTCTGTTCCTCCAGCAGCCGGAGTCCTCTGCAGTCATCGCACCACAGCCACCCAGTTAGTCCCGTGTCCGAGACGCCGGTCACGGAGCTGTCCCCGCAGTCTTTAGCCGACATGGGATTCACAGAGACTCAGGCTGAGCAGATGCTGGAGACTGCGTCCAAAGCGAGAGGAGGACGAGCGGCCGGACACGCGCTGTCCACCCTCACAGCGCTGCTCGCCCTGGGGCTCAATCCCTCCAGcgtcctgaagctgctgcacaaatgTCCAGAGGTGTGCAGCGTCAAGGAGTCGCAGCTTCAGCAGCGCGTGGGCAACCTGAGGAAACTGGGTCTAGTCGAAG GCAGTCTTCAGCGCGTGGTGGCCCATTACCCCCAGATCCTGACTGTGCCCGTGAAGACAGTAAAACATGTGGTGGTGCTTCTCAGAGAGAAGTGTCTGTTTACTGCCCCGCAGGTCACAGACATCCTCAGAGAAAGTCCGGCCATCGTCCTGGAGGATCTGGCTCAGGTGGAGTTCTTGTTTCAG taCGTCTACTTTCGAATGGGTGTCAAACAGGCGGAGATTATTAAATCCAGGTTGTTCCGTTACTCCCTGGATGAGGTCCGATGTCGACACTGTTTCCTGGAGCGCAGGGGTCTGTACCAAACCCCAGACAAGAAAGGACAGACCATCATCATCAACCCTAAACTGGACAGCATCCTCAACGTCGACCAGAACGCCTTCCTCACAGCAGTTGCGAAGGCGTCAGTGGAGGAGTATGATGTCTTTCAAAGACTTGTGGCAAAAGagtggctggaggaggaaaaggacaaAGGCAGCATCAACGCCGATGGCACTGATTctgaggtggaagaggaggatgaagatgaagaggaggagacaggaggcaGGAGTGGATACATAAAGACAAGAAAGAGATAA